CTGCAGCCTCCCTGACCGCCCCCTTTGTCCGCGAGGGTGCCAGGGTCCTCCGACCCACTCAGAAAGGCCCGATGCCCCGCCCGCTTCGGGAGCGCTCGCGCGCAAAGCCCGCCGCCCAACTAACTTCTGGGGCGGCCTCGCTGTCCAACTCTGATAGACCTGGTCACCTCCAAGCTCTCGCACGGACAGCAGTGACCCCACCCTGCGCACACACGTCCCCTGGGCTCTGCTGCCTTCGATGATCCCAGCACCAAACCCTCCCTTTCACAGCTCACGCCCCCtttgttcctccctccccccatccctagTACAGGTTGGCCGCGCTTGGGCAGATGATTtcttgttgggtttttgtttgtttggcttattttgcttctttatttgattttttttattaaaaaaatttttttttaatgtttatttgttttgggagaggggcagagagagagagatacagactctgaagcaggctccaggctctgagctgtcagcacagagccctactccgggctggaacccacaaaccacaagatcatgacctgagccaaaagcaggcgtttaacggactgggccacccaggcgccccttatttttctcctttagattaaaaaagaaaaaaaaaagccagccatTTGATTTGGGAGATATCTTTGTAAGCGTCTTAGTATTCAATAAGCAACCGCTGCCCATCCCCCTGCACTCCCACCGTGTAGCTTGCTTTTCCAGGTTACCCTGGTCTCCACCATGGCCACTTTACCCTGAGGCATCTGACTTTGAGACCCTTGCCCTTCCTGTCCTGACCCTCCCCTCTGGCCGCTGCTCCTTCCTGTATCCTTCCAACAAATGCCACCTGCGCTgacctctccctctgtgcccccagATGGTCAGCATGGGCCAGTGCTACTACAATGAGACCATCGGCTTCTTCTACAACAACAGTGGCAAGGAGCTCAGCTCCCACTGGCGGCCCAAGGATGTAGTTGTGGTGGCTCTGGGGCTGACCGTCAGCGTGCTGGTGCTGCTGACCAACCTGCTGGTGATCGCGGCCATCGCCTCCAACCGCCGCTTCCACCAGCCCATTTACTACCTGCTGGGCAACCTGGCTGCAGCTGACCTCTTTGCCGGTGTGGCCTACCTCTTCCTCATGTTCCACACGGGCCCTCGCACTGCGCGGCTCTCGGTGGAGGGCTGGTTTGTGCGGCAGGGCCTGCTGGACACGAGCCTGACGGCGTCAGTGGCCACGCTGCTGGCCATCGCTGTGGAGCGGCACCGCAGTGTGATGGCCGTGCAGCTGCACAGCCGCCTGCCCCATGGCCGAGTCGTCATGCTCATCGTGGGGGTGTGGGTGGCCGCGCTGGGCCTGGGGCTGCTGCCCGCCCACTTCTGGCACTGCCTCTGTGCCCTGGACCGCTGCTCACGCATGGCCCCCCTGCTCAGCCGTTCCTATCTGGCCGTCTGGGCCCTGTCCAGCCTGCTTGTATTCCTGCTCATGGTGGCTGTCTACACCCGCATTTTCTTCTATGTGAGGCGGAGGGTGCAGCGCATGGCAGAGCATGTCAGCTGCCACCCTCGCTACCGAGAGACCACACTCAGCCTGGTCAAGACCGTTGTCATCATTCTGGGTGAGTGAGTGCCCTCAGCT
This DNA window, taken from Neofelis nebulosa isolate mNeoNeb1 chromosome 4, mNeoNeb1.pri, whole genome shotgun sequence, encodes the following:
- the LPAR2 gene encoding lysophosphatidic acid receptor 2 → MVSMGQCYYNETIGFFYNNSGKELSSHWRPKDVVVVALGLTVSVLVLLTNLLVIAAIASNRRFHQPIYYLLGNLAAADLFAGVAYLFLMFHTGPRTARLSVEGWFVRQGLLDTSLTASVATLLAIAVERHRSVMAVQLHSRLPHGRVVMLIVGVWVAALGLGLLPAHFWHCLCALDRCSRMAPLLSRSYLAVWALSSLLVFLLMVAVYTRIFFYVRRRVQRMAEHVSCHPRYRETTLSLVKTVVIILGAFVVCWTPGQVVLLLDGLDCKSCNVLAVEKYFLLLAEANSLVNAVVYSCRDAEMRRTFRRLLCCLCLRRSTHESARYAPSTRTGASTRIMLPENGHPLMDSTL